A DNA window from Portunus trituberculatus isolate SZX2019 chromosome 47, ASM1759143v1, whole genome shotgun sequence contains the following coding sequences:
- the LOC123520772 gene encoding voltage-gated hydrogen channel 1-like isoform X1, giving the protein MENMKNEVEEGCLVAGNSPEVHETLSLKSASSDDESLRSRTSIKQHLQQYLRSTPCQVLLVGLVIVDTLLVITELMLDLALKDPESPLPFVFHALSLSVMSIFMVEIGLKIYAYQLEFFTHKGDVFDAVVVIVCFCLDAVYLHSHDAHAGAGFMIVLRLWRVVHIQRAIVSQIKSSGDKKLVQEKEKRYRVEQEIERWRTTGCAQEAYIKYLQEILKKNSISYTEYRSPPDSTSRQVAVEVTSE; this is encoded by the exons atggaaaatatgaaaaatgaagtagaagaaggaTGCCTAGTGGCTGGAAATTCACCTGAAGTTCATGAAACACTCAGTCTAAAGTCTGCATCTTCTGATGATGAATCTTTAAGATCAAGGACTTCAATTAAACAACACCTTCAGCAGTATTTGCGTTCCACTCCTTGTCAG GTCTTACTGGTTGGCTTAGTGATTGTAGACACACTGTTGGTCATCACAGAATTGATGTTGGATCTAGCATTAAAGGATCCAGAGTCACCTCTACCATTTGTCTTCCATGCACTGTCCTTGAGTGTGATGAGTATATTCATGGTGGAAATTGGACTCAAGATTTATGCATATCAGTTGGAATTTTTCACTCATAAG GGAGATGTGTTTGATGCAGTTGTTGtgattgtgtgtttttgtctggATGCTGTCTATCTTCACTCCCATGATGCTCATGCTGGTGCTGGCTTTATGATTGTGCTGCGACTGTGGAGGGTTGTCCACATTCAGCGTG CTATTGTAtcacaaataaaatcatcagGAGACAAAAAGTTAgtgcaagaaaaagagaagaggtacAGAGTTGAACAGGAGATTGAGAGATGGCGTACCACTGGCTGTGCTCAGGAGGCATATATAAAATATCTTCAAGAGATACTGAAGAAAAACAGTATTTCATATACAGAATACAGAAGCCCTCCTGACAGTACaag CAGGCAAGTAGCGGTTGAGGTGACTTCCGAGTAA
- the LOC123520772 gene encoding voltage-gated hydrogen channel 1-like isoform X2: MENMKNEVEEGCLVAGNSPEVHETLSLKSASSDDESLRSRTSIKQHLQQYLRSTPCQVLLVGLVIVDTLLVITELMLDLALKDPESPLPFVFHALSLSVMSIFMVEIGLKIYAYQLEFFTHKGDVFDAVVVIVCFCLDAVYLHSHDAHAGAGFMIVLRLWRVVHIQRAIVSQIKSSGDKKLVQEKEKRYRVEQEIERWRTTGCAQEAYIKYLQEILKKNSISYTEYRSPPDSTRQVAVEVTSE, translated from the exons atggaaaatatgaaaaatgaagtagaagaaggaTGCCTAGTGGCTGGAAATTCACCTGAAGTTCATGAAACACTCAGTCTAAAGTCTGCATCTTCTGATGATGAATCTTTAAGATCAAGGACTTCAATTAAACAACACCTTCAGCAGTATTTGCGTTCCACTCCTTGTCAG GTCTTACTGGTTGGCTTAGTGATTGTAGACACACTGTTGGTCATCACAGAATTGATGTTGGATCTAGCATTAAAGGATCCAGAGTCACCTCTACCATTTGTCTTCCATGCACTGTCCTTGAGTGTGATGAGTATATTCATGGTGGAAATTGGACTCAAGATTTATGCATATCAGTTGGAATTTTTCACTCATAAG GGAGATGTGTTTGATGCAGTTGTTGtgattgtgtgtttttgtctggATGCTGTCTATCTTCACTCCCATGATGCTCATGCTGGTGCTGGCTTTATGATTGTGCTGCGACTGTGGAGGGTTGTCCACATTCAGCGTG CTATTGTAtcacaaataaaatcatcagGAGACAAAAAGTTAgtgcaagaaaaagagaagaggtacAGAGTTGAACAGGAGATTGAGAGATGGCGTACCACTGGCTGTGCTCAGGAGGCATATATAAAATATCTTCAAGAGATACTGAAGAAAAACAGTATTTCATATACAGAATACAGAAGCCCTCCTGACAGTACaag GCAAGTAGCGGTTGAGGTGACTTCCGAGTAA